One window of the Capsicum annuum cultivar UCD-10X-F1 unplaced genomic scaffold, UCD10Xv1.1 ctg1715, whole genome shotgun sequence genome contains the following:
- the LOC124890422 gene encoding serine/threonine receptor-like kinase NFP: MGVPLVSLFYNFFLFLILSSSNITAQTSSPDTDFSCSLNSSFSCDAYVSYRARPPYYFDVGSISDLLEVSRLSIAKATGLASEDTELFPDQLLLVPVKCYCNGSHYFSNVTYQIKKGDSFYSVSIGAFENLTNYHVVQDMNPTLDPTNLTVGAEAVFPLFCKCPAHSDLGKGLQYLVTYVWQPWDDILPVSNMFGASAADILAINNYRNFTAAICLPVLIPVNLPIILQSYPSSASSRKSKLGWILITVLSIMGLLAVFSFCLMVYMRLLDEKRRANLTRNSFTHETSDLFHMKKASEGEIMDHKNIQDKLLPGVSGYIGKPILYDLKVIMEATLDLSERSRIGGSVYKATINDQVVAVKKRKQASEELTILQKLHHANLVKLMGVSSDDHGNSFLVYEYAENGSLDQWLFPRSSSASGSVVSLGWSQRLQIALDVANALQYLHEHTQPSIVHGDIRTCSILLDSRFKAKVASFSTATHSTNSMMLKVDVFGFGLVLLELLSGKKAMESKDNGETLIMGKEIKEILEAEDNREEKFRGWMDLKLSFYPVDDALNLAALATACTSEQSAERPRMTDIVFNLCFLTQSSFEMYGRSWTSGEAEEIVQIVSPVIAR; this comes from the coding sequence ATGGGAGTTCCTCTTGTCTCCTTGTTTTACAACTTTTTCCTCTTTCTCATCCTTTCATCCTCGAACATAACTGCTCAAACATCTAGCCCAGACACTGACTTTTCGTGCTCGTTAAACTCCTCCTTTTCTTGTGATGCTTATGTCTCATATCGTGCCCGTCCGccatattattttgatgttggAAGTATCTCTGATCTTCTTGAAGTCAGTCGTTTAAGTATAGCTAAGGCCACAGGTCTAGCCTCAGAGGATACCGAGCTATTCCCTGACCAGCTTTTACTCGTACCTGTTAAGTGCTACTGCAATGGTTCTCATTATTTCTCCAATGTTACCTATCAGATCAAGAAAGGTGATAGCTTTTATTCGGTTTCAATAGGAGCTTTTGAGAACCTTACTAACTATCATGTGGTGCAAGATATGAATCCAACACTAGATCCAACCAACTTGACAGTTGGTGCAGAAGCTGTTTTTCCTTTGTTCTGTAAATGCCCCGCACATTCTGATCTTGGAAAGGGACTTCAGTACCTCGTCACTTATGTTTGGCAGCCTTGGGATGATATATTGCCTGTAAGCAATATGTTTGGAGCATCTGCAGCTGACATTCTGGCTATCAACAATTACAGAAATTTCACTGCTGCAATATGTCTTCCTGTCTTGATACCGGTAAACCTTCCTATTATTTTGCAATCTTACCCCTCTTCTGCAAGCAGTAGAAAATCTAAACTTGGATGGATCCTCATTACTGTTTTAAGTATTATGGGGTTGCTTGCAGTTTTTTCATTTTGCTTGATGGTGTACATGCGTCTTCTAGACGAGAAGAGGAGGGCTAATTTAACCCGTAACTCATTTACTCATGAAACTTCTGATCTTTTTCATATGAAGAAAGCCTCCGAGGGTGAAATTATGGACCATAAGAACATTCAAGATAAGCTTCTTCCTGGAGTTTCTGGCTATATTGGAAAGCCCATATTATATGACCTGAAGGTCATCATGGAGGCAACTCTCGACCTCAGTGAGAGGAGCAGAATAGGAGGATCGGTGTATAAGGCTACAATTAATGACCAAGTTGTAGCagtcaagaaaagaaaacaagcCTCGGAGGAATTGACGATACTTCAAAAACTACATCACGCAAATCTGGTGAAATTAATGGGTGTTTCATCAGATGATCATGGGAATTCCTTTTTGGTTTATGAATATGCTGAAAATGGCTCACTGGATCAGTGGTTGTTTCCCAGATCATCATCTGCCTCTGGCTCAGTGGTATCGCTCGGTTGGAGCCAAAGGTTACAGATAGCCTTGGATGTTGCAAATGCTTTGCAATACCTGCATGAACATACCCAACCTAGTATAGTTCACGGGGACATCCGAACATGTAGCATACTTCTTGATTCAAGGTTTAAAGCCAAAGTTGCAAGTTTCTCTACAGCCACACATTCTACCAACTCAATGATGCTGAAAGTCGACGTGTTTGGTTTCGGGCTTGTTCTGCTGGAGTTGCTTTCAGGGAAGAAAGCAATGGAATCAAAAGATAATGGCGAGACACTGATCATGGGCAAAGAAATAAAGGAAATCTTGGAAGCTGAAGATAACCGAGAGGAGAAGTTTAGAGGATGGAtggatctaaagttgagcttttACCCTGTGGATGATGCTCTAAACTTGGCTGCCTTGGCAACGGCGTGCACATCAGAGCAATCAGCAGAGAGGCCTAGGATGACAGATATTGTCTTCAACCTATGTTTTCTTACTCAATCATCTTTTGAAATGTATGGAAGATCTTGGACTTCAGGTGAAGCTGAGGAGATTGTTCAGATTGTTAGTCCAGTAATAGCACGTTGA